A single window of Magnetococcales bacterium DNA harbors:
- a CDS encoding metallophosphoesterase family protein — MASPNPPHRQAWIQGRTQRENQLLASPGHGRRMRYRKLIHACKAPLTWLGIYQWGMANARKVHITSHTLPFATLPTSFQGYRILHLSDLHFGILAGFGKELARQLQNLEVDLVLFTGDLNHGPSPESPETPLETTLAETRCLLDVLNPRDGFVAVMGNHDRAAMWGPLEEMGVRVLVNESHTIKRHRDQIHLVGTDDVHRFDTPEAEAALVKAPSGFRIALVHSTGLADGAARAGFDLYLCGHNHGGQICLPGGIPLVGSRSRPYGRCASGFWQVGEMTGFTSRGAGVAYPPLRFNCPGEAVVLTLVGDQEGSH, encoded by the coding sequence ATGGCTAGCCCCAACCCTCCCCATCGCCAAGCCTGGATTCAAGGGCGCACCCAACGGGAAAACCAGCTCCTGGCCTCTCCGGGGCATGGTCGGCGCATGCGCTATCGCAAGTTGATTCACGCCTGTAAAGCGCCTCTTACCTGGTTGGGCATCTATCAATGGGGGATGGCCAACGCCCGGAAGGTTCATATCACCTCGCACACCCTCCCCTTTGCCACCCTCCCCACCTCTTTTCAGGGCTATCGGATTTTGCATCTGTCGGATCTGCACTTTGGTATTTTGGCCGGGTTTGGGAAAGAGCTGGCCCGACAGCTCCAGAACCTGGAGGTGGATCTGGTGCTTTTTACCGGCGACCTCAATCACGGCCCCTCTCCAGAAAGCCCGGAGACCCCTCTTGAAACCACCCTGGCTGAAACCCGTTGCCTGCTCGATGTGCTCAACCCCCGGGATGGTTTTGTGGCGGTGATGGGCAATCATGATCGGGCGGCGATGTGGGGGCCACTGGAGGAGATGGGGGTTCGGGTGTTGGTCAACGAAAGCCACACCATCAAACGCCACAGGGACCAAATCCACCTGGTCGGCACCGATGATGTTCACCGCTTTGACACCCCTGAAGCTGAAGCAGCGCTGGTGAAGGCCCCTTCGGGATTTCGCATCGCCCTGGTGCACTCCACGGGTTTGGCTGATGGGGCTGCCCGAGCGGGTTTTGATCTCTATCTGTGTGGCCACAACCATGGGGGGCAGATCTGCCTACCCGGCGGCATCCCTCTGGTGGGTAGCCGCTCCCGCCCCTATGGACGTTGCGCTTCCGGATTTTGGCAGGTGGGTGAGATGACCGGATTTACCAGCCGGGGAGCGGGTGTCGCCTACCCCCCCCTGCGTTTTAACTGTCCCGGGGAGGCGGTGGTTTTGACGTTGGTGGGGGATCAAGAGGGATCACACTAA
- a CDS encoding Abi family protein, giving the protein MRSLKFIRSPETLSRIKENLSPERLSSYLDQNGGDLKAAIHLYEHNTNLSAAFYRPLQGLEVVLRNAIQNQLAKGFQRQDWYDDPIFLEILQSHHKNALNKARNALARENKPISPGGIVAELSFGFWTGLLGPKYAVLWNRYLYQSFPNKKLQRKQCHKSLNRIRRFRNRIAHHEPILSRDLEYDHRLIIEIISWIDPIAAQWVNQTSHFQQTFRKTLLQKILGRLCGCR; this is encoded by the coding sequence ATGAGATCTCTCAAATTTATCCGATCACCAGAGACGCTGTCCAGAATCAAAGAGAATTTGTCGCCAGAGCGCCTTTCTTCTTATCTGGATCAAAATGGAGGCGATCTGAAGGCAGCCATCCACCTCTATGAACACAATACCAATCTCTCAGCCGCATTTTATCGACCGCTCCAGGGGTTGGAAGTGGTATTGCGGAATGCTATCCAAAATCAACTGGCCAAAGGCTTTCAGCGGCAGGATTGGTATGACGATCCGATTTTTTTGGAAATACTGCAATCTCATCATAAAAATGCTTTGAACAAAGCCAGGAACGCCCTTGCCAGGGAAAATAAGCCTATAAGCCCTGGTGGAATCGTTGCTGAATTATCTTTTGGGTTTTGGACTGGTCTCCTGGGGCCAAAATATGCGGTGCTTTGGAATCGTTATCTATATCAATCATTTCCAAACAAAAAACTACAAAGAAAACAATGCCACAAATCACTAAACAGAATCCGTCGTTTCCGAAACCGCATCGCCCACCACGAACCGATCCTCTCCCGGGATCTTGAGTATGACCATCGCCTTATCATCGAGATCATCAGCTGGATTGATCCCATAGCAGCTCAGTGGGTCAACCAAACCAGCCACTTCCAGCAGACCTTTCGAAAAACACTTCTGCAAAAAATCCTGGGCAGGCTCTGTGGCTGCCGTTAA
- a CDS encoding TSCPD domain-containing protein: MANKIGKKIVGYEVVSNQKEPQETGEPAQKTPVQPLLQRPEDLEGATYKVKTPLSEHALYVTINDVVVNGQRRPFEIFINSKNMENFSWIVALTRVLSAVFRHGGDATFLVEELRSVFDPRGGYFKPGGKYMPSLVAEIGDVIEKHLTKIGIIDPPEVSPELQAKRQAAQAEGLSGSAMCPKCSQMAVVKLDGCDTCLECGYSKCG; encoded by the coding sequence ATGGCAAACAAAATAGGCAAAAAAATCGTCGGCTACGAAGTGGTTTCCAACCAAAAGGAGCCCCAGGAGACCGGCGAGCCTGCCCAGAAAACCCCTGTCCAACCCCTCCTGCAACGCCCCGAAGATCTGGAAGGGGCCACCTACAAAGTCAAAACCCCTCTATCGGAGCATGCCCTGTATGTCACCATCAACGATGTGGTGGTCAACGGTCAGCGCCGTCCCTTCGAAATTTTCATCAACTCCAAGAACATGGAAAATTTTTCTTGGATTGTGGCCCTGACCCGGGTTTTGTCAGCGGTTTTTCGCCACGGTGGGGATGCTACCTTCCTGGTGGAGGAGCTGCGTAGCGTGTTTGACCCCAGGGGTGGTTATTTCAAGCCCGGTGGAAAATATATGCCTTCCCTCGTTGCTGAAATCGGCGACGTCATCGAAAAACATCTCACCAAAATCGGCATCATCGATCCCCCCGAAGTCTCCCCCGAGTTACAAGCCAAACGTCAAGCCGCCCAAGCGGAAGGTCTTTCCGGCAGCGCCATGTGTCCCAAATGCAGCCAGATGGCGGTGGTCAAGCTCGATGGTTGCGACACCTGCCTGGAGTGCGGCTATTCCAAGTGCGGGTGA
- a CDS encoding adenosylcobalamin-dependent ribonucleoside-diphosphate reductase, with amino-acid sequence MSGHARNISSHPTREIELQPASRDIWDSKYRLKFKSGEPVDQTLEETYTRVARALAEVEEPGKREIWFERFVWALKQGAIPAGRIVSNAGAQAHKPATSTINCTVSDTVRDSMEEILNSVREAGLTLKAGCGIGYEFSTLRPRGAYVAGAGSSTSGPLSFMDIFDAMCRTISSAGGRRGAQMATFDIAHPDIAGFVRAKREDGRLRQFNLSCLITEPFMEAVKADLEWELLFPANRFELEDPTIDIVYRPWPETRGYRTNPDGEVACRVYKRMPARRLWDVIMSSTYDYAEPGFILIDKVNEMNNNWFCEEIRATNPCGEQPLPPHGACLLGSVNLTRFVTDPFTPRAAFDWDKYREVVRIFTRMMDNVVEIHGLPLAQQAAEIERKRRHGMGFLGLGSTCTMLSMKYGDDDSVAFTERVAREMAIAGWETGVDLAREKGSAPVLEEMFTVDAQMLAKRPEMVDHGIRLGDEIPGKVLMARYSRYLAQFPLPLRERIAKEGCRFTHHTSIAPTGTISLSLGNNASNGIEPSFSHKYSRNVIRADKKTKEKVDVLSYELLAYQTLINPDADPYAEDEQNQLPDYFLDSHAIAPKAHVDIQAAAQKWIDSSISKTINVPTDFPYDDFREIYLYAYEKGLKGCTTFRFNPEAFQGVLVKEEDLANTTYRFTLEGGETVELKGNEEVEYDGEMHTAANLYDALKEGYYGKL; translated from the coding sequence ATGTCTGGACACGCCAGAAACATATCGTCTCACCCTACCCGGGAAATTGAGCTGCAACCCGCTTCCCGGGATATCTGGGATTCCAAATACCGCTTGAAGTTTAAGAGTGGCGAGCCGGTGGACCAGACCTTGGAGGAGACCTACACCCGGGTCGCCCGCGCCTTGGCCGAAGTGGAAGAGCCGGGAAAACGGGAAATCTGGTTTGAGCGTTTTGTCTGGGCGCTCAAACAAGGGGCCATTCCGGCTGGGCGCATTGTCTCCAACGCTGGCGCCCAGGCCCACAAGCCCGCCACCTCCACCATCAACTGCACCGTATCGGATACGGTTCGGGACTCCATGGAGGAGATTCTCAACTCGGTACGGGAGGCGGGGCTGACCTTGAAGGCGGGCTGCGGCATCGGTTATGAATTTTCGACCCTCAGGCCCAGAGGCGCTTATGTCGCCGGAGCGGGTTCCAGCACTTCCGGCCCCCTCTCTTTCATGGATATTTTCGATGCCATGTGTCGCACCATCTCCTCTGCCGGGGGGCGGCGGGGGGCACAGATGGCCACCTTCGACATCGCCCATCCCGATATTGCGGGCTTCGTTCGGGCCAAACGGGAGGATGGTCGCCTGCGGCAGTTCAATCTCTCCTGCCTGATCACCGAGCCCTTCATGGAAGCGGTCAAGGCCGATCTGGAGTGGGAACTGCTCTTTCCCGCCAATCGTTTTGAGCTGGAAGATCCCACAATCGATATCGTCTACCGTCCCTGGCCGGAAACCAGAGGCTATCGGACCAATCCCGATGGGGAGGTGGCTTGCCGGGTCTATAAACGCATGCCTGCCCGCAGGTTGTGGGATGTGATCATGTCCTCCACCTACGACTATGCGGAACCGGGGTTCATTCTCATCGACAAGGTCAATGAGATGAACAACAACTGGTTTTGCGAGGAGATCCGGGCCACCAATCCCTGTGGTGAGCAGCCTCTGCCCCCCCATGGCGCCTGCCTGTTGGGTTCCGTCAATCTCACCCGTTTTGTCACCGATCCCTTCACCCCCCGGGCCGCCTTTGATTGGGACAAATATCGGGAAGTGGTGCGGATTTTTACCCGGATGATGGATAACGTAGTGGAAATCCACGGCTTGCCCCTGGCCCAGCAGGCGGCTGAAATCGAGCGTAAGCGACGCCATGGTATGGGTTTTCTGGGCTTGGGCTCCACCTGCACCATGCTCTCCATGAAATATGGCGATGACGATTCGGTGGCTTTCACGGAACGGGTCGCCCGGGAGATGGCCATTGCCGGTTGGGAGACCGGTGTTGATTTGGCCCGGGAAAAAGGCTCTGCCCCGGTGTTGGAAGAGATGTTTACGGTGGATGCCCAAATGTTGGCCAAGCGTCCGGAGATGGTGGATCATGGCATTCGTTTGGGGGACGAGATTCCCGGCAAGGTATTGATGGCCCGTTACAGCCGCTATCTGGCTCAGTTTCCTCTGCCCCTGCGGGAGCGGATTGCCAAGGAGGGGTGCCGTTTTACCCACCACACCTCCATCGCCCCCACCGGCACCATCTCTCTATCCCTGGGCAACAACGCCTCCAACGGCATTGAACCCAGCTTTTCCCATAAATATTCCCGCAACGTGATTCGGGCCGATAAAAAGACCAAGGAAAAGGTCGATGTCCTCTCCTACGAGCTGCTGGCTTACCAGACCCTGATCAACCCCGATGCCGACCCTTATGCCGAGGATGAGCAAAACCAGCTGCCGGACTATTTTCTCGACAGCCACGCCATTGCCCCCAAGGCCCATGTGGATATTCAGGCGGCGGCGCAAAAATGGATCGACTCTTCCATCTCCAAGACCATCAATGTCCCCACCGATTTTCCCTATGACGACTTTCGGGAGATCTATCTCTACGCCTATGAAAAGGGCCTGAAGGGGTGCACCACCTTCCGCTTCAACCCGGAAGCCTTCCAGGGGGTTTTGGTCAAGGAGGAGGATCTGGCCAACACCACCTATCGCTTCACGCTGGAGGGTGGCGAGACAGTAGAACTCAAAGGCAACGAAGAGGTAGAATATGACGGCGAAATGCACACCGCCGCCAACCTCTACGATGCGCTCAAAGAGGGCTACTACGGCAAGCTGTAA
- the ubiE gene encoding bifunctional demethylmenaquinone methyltransferase/2-methoxy-6-polyprenyl-1,4-benzoquinol methylase UbiE: protein MTESTTHFGFNEIPIPEKIRRVREVFDSVADNYDLMNDLMSLGVHRLWKRYAAHKLRLRPGNRVLDVAGGTGDLTRLMSQAMDDQGRIVVYDLNDRMLNVGRERLTDAGMVSGIDWMQGNAESLPFADNSFHAVTIGFGIRNVTRIETAFREMVRVLRPGGTLMCLEFSHLTIPFLDPLYEAYSFKVLPELGHWVANDRESYQYLVESIRRFPDQEELKALLEKCGLFKVHYHNLSAGIAAVHLGYKV from the coding sequence ATGACCGAATCCACCACCCATTTTGGATTCAACGAAATTCCCATCCCCGAAAAGATCCGACGGGTCCGCGAAGTGTTTGACTCGGTCGCGGACAACTATGATCTGATGAACGATCTGATGTCTTTGGGAGTTCACCGCCTCTGGAAACGCTATGCCGCCCATAAATTGCGTTTGAGACCCGGCAACAGGGTGCTGGATGTGGCGGGGGGCACCGGGGATCTCACCCGGTTGATGAGCCAGGCGATGGACGATCAGGGACGGATTGTGGTCTATGATCTCAACGACCGGATGTTGAATGTGGGCCGGGAGCGTCTGACCGATGCGGGGATGGTCTCCGGCATCGACTGGATGCAGGGCAACGCCGAATCCCTCCCCTTTGCCGACAACTCCTTCCATGCGGTGACCATCGGCTTTGGTATTCGCAACGTCACCCGGATTGAAACCGCCTTTCGGGAGATGGTGCGGGTATTGCGCCCCGGGGGCACCCTGATGTGTCTGGAATTTTCCCACCTGACCATTCCCTTTCTGGATCCCCTCTATGAAGCCTACTCCTTCAAGGTGCTTCCGGAGCTGGGTCACTGGGTGGCCAACGACCGGGAGAGTTATCAATATCTGGTGGAATCGATCCGCCGTTTTCCCGACCAGGAGGAGCTGAAAGCTCTGCTGGAAAAATGCGGACTTTTCAAAGTCCACTACCATAATCTTTCTGCGGGTATTGCCGCAGTCCATCTGGGCTATAAGGTGTAA
- a CDS encoding SCP2 sterol-binding domain-containing protein yields the protein MLLNWFSSPLKMAPPPVVAVMVGVILNLYFKRYPELKERLRELEGKIFQFEVEDIGQSYFMTVELSGEVQVHTYADEPPHVTMAGDMSAFLALLFNTTDPDSLFFSRRLKLSGETDTGLQFKNLLDNAEIDWERELSTVMGGPAARTVLAMAEKAREAGEKSGEWLTDGVEQWMDDQQIPRKKRINKFREAAEEVADRVERLEGRISRVSKKLNLSQATPVSEDEPAADGPSVDSSATSSEA from the coding sequence ATGCTTCTCAACTGGTTTTCCTCCCCCCTGAAAATGGCCCCCCCACCGGTAGTTGCGGTGATGGTCGGGGTGATTTTAAACCTCTATTTCAAGCGCTATCCGGAGCTTAAGGAGCGCCTGCGGGAGCTGGAAGGCAAGATTTTTCAGTTTGAGGTCGAGGATATCGGCCAATCCTACTTTATGACGGTGGAGCTTAGCGGCGAGGTGCAGGTGCACACCTATGCCGACGAGCCTCCCCATGTCACCATGGCTGGAGATATGAGCGCCTTTCTGGCCCTGCTCTTCAACACCACCGATCCCGACTCCCTGTTTTTTTCCCGACGTCTGAAGCTCTCCGGAGAGACCGATACCGGACTGCAGTTTAAAAATCTGCTCGACAATGCCGAAATCGACTGGGAACGGGAGCTTTCCACCGTGATGGGGGGGCCTGCCGCCCGAACGGTATTGGCCATGGCCGAAAAGGCCCGGGAAGCGGGAGAGAAGAGTGGGGAGTGGTTGACTGACGGGGTGGAGCAGTGGATGGATGATCAGCAGATCCCCAGGAAAAAACGCATCAACAAATTCCGTGAGGCGGCCGAAGAGGTGGCTGATCGGGTGGAACGCCTGGAAGGACGCATCTCCCGGGTCTCCAAAAAATTGAATCTTTCCCAGGCGACCCCGGTATCGGAGGATGAACCAGCCGCCGACGGCCCATCGGTCGACTCCTCTGCCACTTCGTCGGAAGCCTGA
- the ubiB gene encoding 2-polyprenylphenol 6-hydroxylase codes for MLDTYRSFFRLIDIIWIIISHRVEPITERFFPLRLICWIVGFLPSVYRRRKGKIWEVRAREALERLGPTFIKFGQALSTRMESLPEGVGREMKKLQDAVPPFPFEEVKRIVEKDLEGPLEQFYQEFQEVPVASASIAQVHRAITLEGREVAVKVQRPKVQMIVERDIRLLFSLATFIETYIPDFARFRARKVVEEFASTIRTEMNFQVEASRAQSFRKNFQNDPELHVPAVFWTRTTQRVLTLEWIDGVPIDELSRMTDSDLDVERISRNIITVFFKQVFRDGYFHADQHPGNIMVRGDGTVSILDFGIVGRVTMQTRLWLAEILRGFLMRDYRKVAQIHIDAGWVPIKTNLDEFEDACRQIGEPIFGQPLKEISIAKLLSQLFKVTERFNMEVQPQLLLLQKTLFTLEGVGREINPNLNMWLLSEPLIRDWMGKHLGVMGQLKKIGGGVEDLARAAEILPDFIHMGMDRMVQDKFHVRLHPTSLDGVEERMNAGFRRQSATISGSALFLGGTILAASGISPWLYGPVLLYGFSSILQGKRSRRKERNN; via the coding sequence ATGCTGGATACCTACCGCTCTTTTTTCCGCCTGATCGATATCATCTGGATAATCATCAGCCATCGGGTGGAGCCGATCACCGAACGATTTTTTCCGTTGCGCCTGATCTGTTGGATCGTGGGGTTTCTCCCCTCGGTCTACCGGCGGCGCAAGGGCAAAATCTGGGAAGTGCGCGCCCGGGAGGCCCTGGAGAGGTTGGGCCCCACCTTTATCAAATTTGGTCAGGCCCTCTCTACCCGTATGGAATCCCTCCCCGAAGGGGTGGGGCGGGAGATGAAAAAACTCCAGGATGCGGTGCCGCCCTTTCCCTTTGAGGAGGTCAAGCGCATCGTCGAGAAGGATCTGGAAGGGCCTCTGGAGCAGTTTTATCAGGAATTTCAGGAAGTACCGGTCGCCTCCGCCTCCATCGCCCAGGTGCACCGGGCCATCACCCTGGAAGGCCGGGAAGTTGCGGTCAAGGTACAGCGCCCCAAGGTGCAGATGATCGTGGAGCGGGATATTCGTCTGCTCTTTTCCCTGGCCACTTTCATTGAAACCTATATCCCGGATTTTGCCCGTTTTCGAGCGCGCAAAGTAGTAGAGGAGTTTGCCAGCACCATCCGCACCGAGATGAATTTTCAGGTGGAGGCCTCCCGGGCCCAAAGCTTTCGGAAAAATTTTCAGAACGATCCCGAACTCCACGTGCCAGCCGTCTTCTGGACCCGTACCACCCAACGGGTGCTCACCCTGGAATGGATCGATGGGGTGCCCATCGATGAACTTTCCCGGATGACCGACAGCGATCTGGATGTGGAGCGGATCTCCCGCAACATTATCACGGTCTTTTTCAAGCAGGTGTTCCGGGATGGCTATTTTCACGCCGATCAGCACCCGGGCAACATCATGGTGCGTGGGGATGGGACGGTTTCCATTCTCGATTTCGGCATTGTCGGTCGGGTCACCATGCAGACCCGTTTGTGGCTGGCGGAAATTCTGCGGGGCTTTCTCATGCGGGACTACCGCAAGGTGGCCCAGATTCATATCGATGCCGGTTGGGTGCCCATCAAAACCAACCTGGATGAGTTTGAAGACGCTTGCCGTCAGATCGGTGAGCCCATCTTTGGCCAGCCCCTCAAGGAAATTTCCATCGCCAAGCTGCTCTCCCAGCTGTTCAAGGTGACGGAGCGGTTTAACATGGAGGTGCAGCCCCAGCTGCTGCTGCTGCAAAAGACCCTTTTCACCCTGGAAGGGGTGGGACGGGAGATCAATCCCAACCTCAACATGTGGCTCCTCTCCGAACCCCTTATCCGGGATTGGATGGGCAAGCATCTGGGGGTGATGGGGCAGCTGAAAAAGATCGGCGGGGGGGTGGAAGATTTGGCCCGTGCTGCGGAAATCCTGCCCGATTTTATCCATATGGGCATGGATCGCATGGTGCAGGATAAATTTCATGTGCGTCTCCACCCCACCTCTCTGGATGGTGTGGAAGAGCGGATGAATGCCGGCTTTCGCCGTCAATCCGCCACCATTTCCGGGAGCGCCCTGTTCCTGGGGGGAACCATCCTGGCGGCCTCCGGGATCTCCCCCTGGCTATACGGACCGGTTCTTCTGTACGGCTTTTCCAGCATTCTTCAGGGCAAACGCTCCCGCCGCAAAGAACGAAACAATTAA
- the bioB gene encoding biotin synthase BioB, translating into MTQTALAGEPIPDGDAMRVLTDETIELLPLLQAAFKVRARYFGRGVRVQILNNAQNGFCPEDCNYCAQAANSTAPIPKFRMKSDAEIIDEAGKAAESGAYRYCLVLSGRGPTDERVAHMSQLVTRIKETHPVEVCLSAGFIDQKMARQLKEAGLDRYNHNLNTSESHYGGICTTHQYADRLATLEAARGEGLEVCSGIIIGMGEAPQEVVEVARTLKRLEARSIPVNFYVHVPGAKLGEVNQLTPVLCLKTLALFRLMNPDAEIRAAGGREANLRSLVSLALYPANSIFSEGYLNTGGDSVDETRRMIEDAGFFVERIEVE; encoded by the coding sequence CTGACCCAAACCGCCCTGGCGGGGGAGCCCATCCCCGATGGGGATGCCATGCGGGTTTTGACCGATGAAACCATTGAGCTTTTGCCGCTGCTCCAGGCCGCTTTCAAAGTCCGGGCGCGTTATTTTGGTCGAGGGGTACGGGTGCAGATTCTCAACAACGCCCAAAACGGCTTTTGCCCCGAGGATTGTAACTATTGCGCCCAGGCTGCCAACTCCACCGCCCCCATCCCCAAATTTCGGATGAAATCCGACGCTGAAATCATTGATGAGGCGGGCAAGGCAGCTGAATCGGGGGCTTATCGTTACTGCCTGGTGCTCTCCGGTCGGGGTCCTACCGATGAGCGGGTGGCGCACATGTCGCAACTGGTCACCCGTATCAAGGAGACCCACCCGGTGGAAGTGTGTCTTTCCGCTGGTTTTATCGATCAAAAAATGGCCCGACAGCTCAAAGAAGCAGGGCTTGACCGCTACAACCACAATCTCAACACCTCTGAAAGCCACTATGGGGGCATCTGCACGACCCATCAGTATGCCGATCGGCTGGCCACCCTGGAAGCGGCCCGGGGAGAAGGGCTTGAGGTGTGCAGCGGCATCATCATCGGCATGGGGGAAGCCCCCCAGGAGGTGGTGGAGGTTGCCAGAACCCTGAAGCGCCTGGAAGCCCGCTCCATTCCGGTTAATTTTTATGTCCACGTCCCCGGCGCCAAGCTGGGGGAGGTCAACCAGCTGACACCGGTGTTGTGTCTCAAGACTCTGGCGCTCTTCAGGCTGATGAATCCCGATGCCGAGATTCGTGCCGCGGGTGGTCGGGAAGCCAATCTCCGCTCTCTGGTCTCCCTGGCCCTCTATCCGGCCAACTCCATTTTCAGCGAGGGGTATCTCAATACCGGCGGTGACAGTGTGGATGAAACCCGGCGCATGATTGAGGATGCCGGCTTTTTTGTGGAACGCATCGAAGTGGAGTGA
- a CDS encoding GGDEF domain-containing protein, with protein MTLSGTTTKFTTTELQEALESVHDCATEKPAVLVVISGDFKSSIFELHPGVVTIGRSADNTIFFECDGVSRHHLRVVISEDAETVTMEDLGSRNGTWLNNARLDSPSRLKKGDIIVIGRTAFKFLPCGDPERLVYDRLRQEANLDGLTRCFNKSYFNHAVDLEMRKSKKTGHPLSLIMFDLDHFKALNDGHGHDAGDYVLEELADIIRARGIREQDIFSRYGGEEFVILLPRTQFSQALLIAERFRKLIEDHDFIYDGTKLAVTASVGVADCRPDVLTGSDLFKRADAAMYLSKMRGRNRISSYEG; from the coding sequence ATGACCCTGTCTGGGACCACGACCAAATTTACCACCACTGAACTTCAAGAAGCGCTGGAGTCGGTGCACGATTGCGCCACGGAAAAGCCAGCGGTACTGGTGGTGATCTCCGGTGATTTTAAAAGCTCCATATTTGAGCTTCATCCCGGGGTGGTCACCATCGGTCGCAGTGCGGACAATACCATTTTTTTTGAGTGTGACGGGGTTTCCCGGCACCATCTGCGGGTGGTCATTTCCGAGGATGCCGAAACAGTCACCATGGAGGATCTGGGCTCCCGCAACGGCACCTGGCTCAATAATGCCCGCTTGGACTCCCCCTCCCGGCTGAAAAAAGGGGATATCATCGTCATCGGTCGGACCGCCTTTAAATTTTTACCTTGTGGCGACCCGGAGCGACTGGTTTACGATCGCCTCAGACAAGAGGCCAATCTGGATGGTCTGACCCGCTGTTTCAACAAGAGCTATTTTAATCATGCGGTCGACCTGGAGATGCGGAAATCCAAAAAAACGGGTCATCCTCTCTCGCTGATCATGTTCGATCTGGACCATTTTAAAGCCTTGAACGACGGTCATGGCCATGATGCCGGGGATTATGTCTTGGAGGAGTTGGCGGACATCATCCGTGCCAGGGGAATCCGGGAACAGGATATTTTTTCCCGCTATGGGGGAGAGGAGTTTGTCATCCTGCTGCCCAGAACCCAATTTTCCCAGGCACTGCTGATCGCCGAACGGTTTCGAAAGTTGATTGAGGATCACGATTTTATCTATGATGGCACAAAACTGGCCGTCACAGCGTCGGTGGGGGTGGCAGACTGCCGACCGGATGTGCTGACGGGCTCGGATCTCTTTAAACGGGCCGATGCCGCCATGTATCTATCCAAAATGCGGGGCCGTAACAGAATCAGTTCATATGAGGGTTAA
- the bioD gene encoding dethiobiotin synthase translates to MGFLFPGPASLSSSHGLWVPLPPSVALARRERRLVLKNRKPGYFVTGTDTGVGKSVAAAKLLQQLDGDYWKPIQSGLEEEIDTRVVQHLSGLPDSRFHPSTYNLTQPLSPHESARRDGVVIDMTAFVPPTPPRPLIIEGAGGVMVPLNDSAMMVDLMVQLDYPVLLVARSTLGTINHTLLSLALLKNRGVTVAGVILNGPLNAANREAIEQFGQVSVVMEIPHLTPLTPGSLGDFNPPLSLPGHTP, encoded by the coding sequence ATGGGCTTTTTATTTCCAGGGCCTGCCTCGTTATCCAGCTCTCATGGGCTTTGGGTGCCTCTTCCCCCCTCAGTGGCGCTTGCCAGGAGAGAAAGAAGGCTTGTGTTGAAAAACAGAAAGCCAGGCTATTTTGTCACCGGTACCGATACCGGGGTAGGCAAGAGTGTTGCAGCCGCCAAACTCCTGCAACAACTGGATGGGGACTACTGGAAGCCCATCCAGTCGGGTCTCGAAGAGGAGATCGACACCCGGGTGGTCCAACATTTGAGCGGCTTGCCTGACAGCCGTTTTCACCCCTCCACCTACAATCTGACCCAACCCCTCTCTCCCCACGAATCGGCCCGCCGGGACGGTGTTGTCATCGACATGACGGCCTTTGTGCCTCCGACACCCCCACGTCCATTGATCATTGAGGGGGCTGGTGGGGTGATGGTGCCGCTGAACGATTCGGCGATGATGGTGGATCTGATGGTACAGCTGGATTATCCGGTCCTGCTCGTGGCCCGCTCCACCCTCGGCACCATCAACCACACCCTGCTTTCCCTGGCGCTACTCAAAAACCGAGGGGTAACGGTTGCGGGGGTGATCCTCAACGGCCCCCTCAACGCCGCCAACCGGGAGGCGATTGAGCAGTTTGGCCAGGTGTCGGTTGTGATGGAAATCCCCCATCTCACCCCCCTCACCCCCGGCTCTCTTGGGGATTTCAACCCCCCTCTCTCCTTACCTGGACACACCCCATGA